In Anaerolineae bacterium, the genomic window TCTGCCGGGTTTAATGACCCCAAACTTGGCAAACTTCTTATTTTCTGGCAAGATGAAGGGTGAAACTTTATTGTCACTCAAGCGTAATAAAGATTAATGAAACAGACGTGTTGGTTATTCTTCAAAAGTTAAGCCAAAGGAGCAAACCATGCCAGAAAAAAAAGAAGCCGATAAAATTGTCAGAAGTCATGTGATTTGGTCGTTGGGAGCCGGGCTAATTCCGGTGCCCTTGTTTGACCTGGCCGCAGTAACGGCCATTCAATTGGATATGCTCAAACAACTGGCCGACCTGTACGGCGCAGACTTTTCCCAGGCGCAGGGCAAGGCCTTTGTGTCGGCGTTGACCGGCAGCACGTTGGCTAAAATTGGCTCCAGCCTGTTCAAGGTTATTCCGGGGGTGGGCACGGTGCTGGGAGGCCTGTCCATGTCGGCCTTGTCGGGCGCTTCCACTTATGCGGTGGGCCAGGTGGTGATTACTCATCTGGAAACCAGCGGCCAATTTTTAGACGTTAACCTGGATTCGGCCAAAGCTGCCTACCAGGAAGCGTTTGAACAGGGCAAAGAGTTTGTATCGGGCTTAAAGGGGCAAGAAGCAGCCGGTAAAGATGTGTTTG contains:
- a CDS encoding DUF697 domain-containing protein, which codes for MPEKKEADKIVRSHVIWSLGAGLIPVPLFDLAAVTAIQLDMLKQLADLYGADFSQAQGKAFVSALTGSTLAKIGSSLFKVIPGVGTVLGGLSMSALSGASTYAVGQVVITHLETSGQFLDVNLDSAKAAYQEAFEQGKEFVSGLKGQEAAGKDVFAALEKLGQLKEQGVITKEEFEAKKQELLDRL